Proteins encoded in a region of the Desulfurococcus sp. genome:
- a CDS encoding DUF996 domain-containing protein, whose protein sequence is MEFDTSKILAGIGSILLAISFIQPLILLIIGAVLLLIGLKGLSEAYGEKKIYDNSLYAVIIAIVGLVVAIAVLVVFYAGLIGAMFLGGMMHPGAALIGGGLGAIMGIILVLVVLWVFSIVAGIYFKKTMDLLKEKSGEKLFGTAGLLILIGVILMILIVGTIILLIAWILAAIAFFTLKPPAKQEAPQALPQIA, encoded by the coding sequence TTGGAGTTCGACACGAGCAAGATACTTGCTGGTATAGGGTCAATACTACTAGCTATATCCTTCATTCAACCACTAATCCTCTTAATAATAGGCGCAGTACTACTACTCATAGGATTAAAGGGGCTCTCCGAAGCCTACGGGGAGAAGAAGATATACGATAACTCTCTCTATGCAGTCATAATAGCTATAGTAGGATTAGTTGTAGCAATAGCAGTACTAGTGGTATTCTACGCTGGATTAATTGGCGCAATGTTCCTCGGTGGAATGATGCATCCCGGCGCAGCATTAATAGGGGGTGGCTTAGGAGCTATTATGGGTATCATCCTAGTTTTAGTAGTTCTCTGGGTATTCTCAATAGTTGCTGGAATATACTTTAAGAAAACAATGGATCTCCTCAAAGAGAAAAGTGGTGAAAAACTCTTCGGCACAGCTGGGCTTCTCATCCTTATAGGAGTTATACTCATGATACTTATAGTGGGCACAATAATACTGCTAATAGCGTGGATTCTAGCCGCGATAGCATTCTTCACGTTGAAACCACCAGCAAAACAGGAGGCACCGCAAGCTCTCCCACAGATAGCTTAG
- a CDS encoding PKD domain-containing protein yields MNTATILGYLEWILWASSSTVIVYSIVKRVLGHRDAGRWFLAGLTGFLIAGFSEVLLSGLYGDNITLLLAQPYGWVYSAISLGLMMVGGLYVVSGRIEEGSLQVLSGLLIIGLGLASLYLAGFKTWTPGSILYVHLDLPKQGFYTGEAVYLNITVYPAPVEVEYTVSWGDGVVENYTGGPSIRVEHSYSSSGVYTVTVEASSGNKRGVNSIAVSVSEPPWEPPWPFNVIVKPVADFSSSFWQALTMPFNLQLLTTSPRLEENSEAWSLYEAVLNVSMSGLGLFLAFRLFHAAVAGDARGLVDSVREALVALLLAFTGPYVYNATVDVLNTISAGIIEGVNPTPVVASTLTLIAAGLGLGFFVPLAAHLAALITVIIAVAGALIALRHWLTLTLAASTPLLAVAYLHPGFRGTVKWLLGLWSGILLSGPLTAVFLRVWTSQVGSVGQALTGIFVYAILPNIIGFLGGGMIGGAAWRVSLPLQIVSLKLVGAVDRSREAKRGATSLKI; encoded by the coding sequence ATGAATACAGCCACGATTCTAGGCTACCTCGAGTGGATTCTATGGGCTTCAAGCTCTACAGTTATAGTGTATTCTATTGTTAAACGGGTGCTCGGGCATAGGGATGCAGGGAGATGGTTTCTAGCAGGTTTAACAGGGTTCCTCATAGCTGGGTTCTCTGAGGTATTGTTAAGCGGACTCTACGGCGACAATATTACTCTACTGCTAGCGCAGCCCTACGGCTGGGTTTACTCTGCTATCTCGCTAGGATTAATGATGGTGGGAGGATTATACGTGGTGTCGGGAAGAATAGAGGAAGGGTCTCTGCAGGTTTTAAGCGGCCTTCTCATAATAGGCCTGGGGCTGGCAAGCCTCTATCTAGCTGGATTTAAAACCTGGACTCCCGGCAGTATCCTCTATGTGCATTTAGACCTGCCGAAGCAAGGGTTCTATACTGGTGAAGCAGTCTACTTGAATATCACGGTTTACCCTGCCCCTGTGGAAGTCGAGTACACTGTTTCATGGGGTGATGGGGTAGTAGAGAATTATACTGGAGGCCCGTCTATAAGAGTAGAGCATTCTTACAGCTCGAGTGGTGTTTACACTGTTACAGTCGAAGCATCTAGCGGAAATAAGAGGGGAGTTAACAGTATCGCGGTCAGCGTCTCCGAGCCACCGTGGGAGCCCCCGTGGCCGTTCAACGTGATAGTTAAACCTGTAGCGGACTTCTCCAGCTCATTCTGGCAGGCTCTTACAATGCCGTTTAATCTCCAGCTTCTTACAACATCACCTAGACTCGAAGAGAATAGCGAGGCGTGGAGTCTATATGAAGCCGTATTAAATGTATCTATGAGTGGTCTTGGATTATTCCTTGCATTCAGACTCTTCCATGCAGCAGTGGCAGGGGATGCCAGGGGACTTGTAGACTCAGTTAGGGAAGCTCTTGTAGCTTTACTTCTAGCCTTCACAGGACCCTACGTGTACAATGCAACCGTGGATGTACTGAATACTATTTCAGCAGGGATTATAGAAGGCGTGAATCCAACACCGGTGGTAGCCTCAACTCTAACACTCATCGCGGCAGGGCTGGGACTAGGTTTCTTCGTACCCCTCGCCGCCCATCTGGCAGCATTGATCACCGTGATAATCGCGGTAGCCGGAGCCCTTATAGCTTTAAGACACTGGCTTACGCTAACTCTAGCAGCTTCAACCCCTCTTCTCGCAGTAGCATACCTTCACCCAGGGTTTAGAGGCACAGTTAAATGGCTTCTAGGCTTATGGAGTGGAATACTGCTATCAGGACCACTAACAGCAGTATTCCTCAGAGTGTGGACCAGCCAGGTCGGAAGCGTGGGGCAGGCTCTCACGGGAATCTTCGTATACGCTATACTCCCAAATATCATTGGATTCCTGGGTGGAGGCATGATAGGTGGTGCAGCGTGGAGGGTTAGCCTCCCTCTGCAGATAGTATCACTGAAGCTGGTGGGTGCCGTAGATAGAAGCAGGGAAGCGAAGCGTGGTGCAACCTCGTTAAAAATCTAA